The DNA sequence CGTCACCGGTCTCACGCTCGAGCCGCCGCTGCGCCCGAATCTCGAGCAGCTGCGCTACCGCTGCCCGGCCGGGCACGACCTGAGCGTGGCCGGCGCGGTCACCGGCGCCTGCCACGCCCTCGGCGTGCTGCAACGCACCTGTCTGGCCTGCGAGGCCCTGCGCGCGTCCCGGACGAGCTGGGCGTTGGTCGACGTCCACTGCCAGGCGCAGGTCCCCGCTGCAGAGCACGACGGGACCCGCCTCGAAGTTGTCGTCGCGCCAGCGGTCCCGGCCGGTCTCGGCGTCCTGCAGCTGCGCCGCGGCGCGACGCTGTTCGCGGCGGCCGGACTGCTGCCGTGCGGGACCTGCCGCCGGGCCGTGCTCGCCGACCTGACTGTGCCCGACCCGCACGCCCTTCAGTCACAAGGTCCACTTCCAATCGGCTCGTGGCGTTTATTTAACAGTCCACCTAGATTTGCCATCGCACTTGGATGACCAGCCTTCGACGCCTCACGATACCAGCGCTCCGACTCCGTCAACTGGCCCCGCTTCTGCAATAGCGTCCCAAGATTGTTCATTGCGTCCACATTTCCAATCGCGGCAGCACGGCGGAACCACCCCTCCGCCTCGACCTGCTCGCCACACTTTTGCAACAACGCACCCAGGTTCAGCATGGCGCCTGCAAGAGTAGCATTTGCCGCCTTTTGATACCAGAAGTCAGCCCCAGTCGAATCGCCGCAACTCTGCAGCAAAAAGCCGAGGTTTTTCATCGCCACCGGATGACCAATCTCGGCCGCTTGACGGTACCAAAGATCCGCCTCGGCTATTTTTCCTCGATTCTGCAATAACACACCCAAGAAGTTCATTGCACTTGGATGACCAGCCCTGGCCGCCTGGCCATACCAGCGCTCCGCCTCGGTGAATTTTTGTTGCTTCTGCAGTAGCGCTCCAAGGTTAGACATCGCCCCACTGAGCCCGGCCTCAGCAGCTTGGAGGTACCAATGTTCCGCCTCGATCGAGCCGCCTCGCTTCTGCAACAATGCAGCCAAGTTATTCATTGCCTCGACGTTGCCAATTTCGACGGCTTGACGGTACCAGCACTCGGCCTCAGTCAACTCAAGCTTATTCTGCAAAAGTAGACCAAGGTTGTTCATTGCGTCACAGTTCCCTGCTTCAGCAGCTTTGCGCCAAGCAAGTTCGGCGACCTCAGGGAGGTCGTGGAGTACTAAAGCTTGGTACCCAATAGAAGTTAGCTCACTAACCGCCGCTACATCGACTGCAATTTTCCATGCAGCAATTGGGACAGACCTACCGGCAGCCGCGAGCTGCTCAAGCGCCAAATCGTAAACACGGAAAGCGGCGCCACCAACGGGTTCCAGCAACGAAACGGTCGGGTTGATTTCACGAGTCGCCCATTCGAGGGCAGCGCTGTACTTTTTCTCGTCGTCGAGCTCAGATCGCCGTCGACCAGACAACCGCAACGCCGCAAGCCTCCGGAGCAGCGCCCTGGGGACCGGTCGGGTGATACCCATGAGCGACCAATCCGCGGCACCTACAACCAGGGCATAGCCGAGAGGACTTGCGTTCTTACCCACAGCAAGCTGGTCAAGGACATGCTGAGCAGCACCCACATACTCGCCGATTCCGATTCGAATGATTCGTCCGCGAATATCTTCATCGGGTATCGCGCGCCGCAGATCTTCTTCGGTGGGTCGATCTAGATCGCGGTCAAGTAGAACCAGATTGAAGAGCCGCAGGACGTCCCACTCGGGCGGTCGCAACTGGTCCGTGGGCTGGAATCGATCCCACTCATGTGCCCGCAAAGTCGCCACAACCCAGTTCGACTCACAGAACCGTTGAACGAGGCCCGCGGTGACACAGCCACCGACGAGAAACCTCTCGAGGTCGTCAAGCCAGATGACATGTTGTCGTGGAATGATTTCAGCTTTTTCGAGGTCACCGAGGGCGCTCGGGGAATCCGGTAACAAGAGCAGCTTGTCTCGCAAGGTCCGTCCAATCGTGGCGGCCGCCAGGCGGGTCTTGCCAACCATGGAGGGCCCCACGATCAGGACCGGCCGACGCGCGCGCAGATGATCGCCGACCTCACGCTCCTTGACTGCTCTCGAGACGTACGGGATATCGACCACGGCCGCGTGGACACGCAACTCTTCCAGGCTCACGTCGGCCACAACTTTGCCCACTGCGTTCAGGCTGCGATGAACGAGCGCCAGCTCGGCTGCCCGCTGCTCCCGCCAACGCTGCCACAGGGGACCTACACCACCGACGGTTACAGCCAGTCCCGCGGCCCCACCGCCAATCCACCATGCAGCGCCCTGCCATTTCTGGAGCGTGGCCAGCCCACCAGCACCAAGTAGCAATGCAGCTAGCACAGCGACAACGAGTCTTTGACTCTGTGGTCGAAGCCTGTCCCTGCCCACGACACCTCCTCTGGCCCAAACGACCAATCGCACCAGGGCAGCTAAACGTTATGAGGGTCGCCGCCGGACTCGCGAATCAGTAGCTCAGCTGTTACCGAGTCCAGTTGATACTGGAGTCAGCGAGGCTGACCGATTGCGGGCAAATCCTGCCGTTCGCATCCTGTGGCACCTCCACTCCTCAGGCAGACACAAAGGAGCCCAGATCAACAGTCCTAGGAAGCGCTCACACGCGCCATGACTCCGCAGTGAGTGCTCGCCGTCACCGGGCGCTATGCCCAGCTGCTCGTCGGCGCACTCTGCCTGCTCTGCTTGCTCGGCTTGCGTTGCAGAAACTGATCAGCTGGAGCCCACGCACACGAACGGTCGCCGGTACGGGTCCTGCGTAGTGACCCGGGCAAGTGCGCTCGCCGGCCGGCTGCCCGCCGCGATGCGCCGGTGGAACTCGATCATCGCTTGCGTCGCGGCGCTCCTGCCGACCGGCGTCGCTGCGGGCCCGGTCGAGTAGCCACTGCTGTTGCTGGGCGACGGTGACGTGGCCGAGGGGTTTGGTGGACTCCCATCCCTTACGACGTCCGGACCGGACCGGGTTGGCCGTCAGCCGGAATTGCCACTGCTGGCCAGCGCGGAGGCTGCCGAGGAGACCGTCGTAGGCGGCGGTCTGCCAGGCGTGAGTGGTGGGCCAGCCGGCCTGTTCGACGAGGTGCTGCAGGTCGGGTTTGTCGGGGCTGACGATGAACAGCAGGACGCGGTGGGTGGCGTAGGTGTCCACACGCCACAGGACGCGCCCGTCTTCGGCGGGGCGGGCGTCGGGGAAGCCGGCGAGCACGGCTGCGTGCATGGCCTGGGGTGAGGCGAGAAGTTTTTGCGCGCCGCGCCGGCGCGGGTTGAGCTGCATCTTGGTCAGGAACACGCGTCGCCTCCCAGCAGGGT is a window from the Amycolatopsis sp. cg9 genome containing:
- a CDS encoding tetratricopeptide repeat protein encodes the protein MGKVVADVSLEELRVHAAVVDIPYVSRAVKEREVGDHLRARRPVLIVGPSMVGKTRLAAATIGRTLRDKLLLLPDSPSALGDLEKAEIIPRQHVIWLDDLERFLVGGCVTAGLVQRFCESNWVVATLRAHEWDRFQPTDQLRPPEWDVLRLFNLVLLDRDLDRPTEEDLRRAIPDEDIRGRIIRIGIGEYVGAAQHVLDQLAVGKNASPLGYALVVGAADWSLMGITRPVPRALLRRLAALRLSGRRRSELDDEKKYSAALEWATREINPTVSLLEPVGGAAFRVYDLALEQLAAAGRSVPIAAWKIAVDVAAVSELTSIGYQALVLHDLPEVAELAWRKAAEAGNCDAMNNLGLLLQNKLELTEAECWYRQAVEIGNVEAMNNLAALLQKRGGSIEAEHWYLQAAEAGLSGAMSNLGALLQKQQKFTEAERWYGQAARAGHPSAMNFLGVLLQNRGKIAEADLWYRQAAEIGHPVAMKNLGFLLQSCGDSTGADFWYQKAANATLAGAMLNLGALLQKCGEQVEAEGWFRRAAAIGNVDAMNNLGTLLQKRGQLTESERWYREASKAGHPSAMANLGGLLNKRHEPIGSGPCD
- a CDS encoding type I-E CRISPR-associated protein Cas6/Cse3/CasE, with translation MFLTKMQLNPRRRGAQKLLASPQAMHAAVLAGFPDARPAEDGRVLWRVDTYATHRVLLFIVSPDKPDLQHLVEQAGWPTTHAWQTAAYDGLLGSLRAGQQWQFRLTANPVRSGRRKGWESTKPLGHVTVAQQQQWLLDRARSDAGRQERRDASDDRVPPAHRGGQPAGERTCPGHYAGPVPATVRVRGLQLISFCNASRASRAGRVRRRAAGHSAR